The Coffea arabica cultivar ET-39 chromosome 3c, Coffea Arabica ET-39 HiFi, whole genome shotgun sequence genome contains a region encoding:
- the LOC140037999 gene encoding putative late blight resistance protein homolog R1B-17 encodes MISSAACASSSSLDRLDSALNGIKHRSVILKKVTNDCEFLRELWESAHKGSDQAATDEGKKSMHFCLKIEATAEEIAQELIRFREEKMVDDHQVKDEEFLNELAHHCGTKTAGLISQVEEALDHSHLMWSRGRGGSSSSSSFVLDDDFCRCLLLYVRSTVSTIRTTAVNHWGYEDSRVKIHFLSLYDNALRIVGFLLSSLSGATTDDVQQHVHHRGLPSIDACVGHVLSLVLRIANRCSDYWLNFKAGRIHVVKSELIEFLMDMQSETHPSNPEIMGFLLKFLMALCCTRLFALKNFLPRFCRYIFLDEYGHFQDEVSSLLQLFLCTTSILDDEDTTRSFIPEMQAVLVQTTSLFESKGRMVNEIDISPRGSELLTKIYLLKAELFLVAQIHTMKSNTNTPSSSMLPDFDDIMDNCRQIPKTLQRYSEKLPTETRIDREKLLALIESTFEEEKSLFESSRRKEITASAAKNSLLRLHFKIVIFKGESFLTEILLLKSRDDDSLMAREKDHIKLLLLKLEYITLIPSDEIIKDREEVLGAIVESFRRLTYFSNYFPNTQEEMTNLSLSVLLDKEMHLIKAKLTDIIPKFPKFNFPKTSKLKFLDFLWRNLGELLKYNPTSTVLAKHHMEEIHIHLQSLRSFIKNVSQLYIEEHPELEDLIDRITESAYKVEYIIDSIEVDAQWQDFFWLDNMQEELRLLTEKARVIHLTTPDAEVQDSKNVTEVSVDRLSRKGTPVIDEIVVDLSNRENEILNQLTRGSSRLDIVFIAGMPGLGKTTLARKVYSSLKVMRHFHLRAWCSVSQEYDKRRLLLEILTGIHGLTEEIRQMRDEDLEDKLRKLLLKNKYLVVMDDVWGIGAWNDLKNSFPDDANGSRILFTSRLHRVALEIKPDSPPLSLSLFSHEESWQLLEKKVFKEECCPNELLGVGKDIACHCQGLPLAVVAAAGILKTTEKSQNSWKTIADNLSSQIIDNPEARCKEVLNLSYKHLPEYLKSCFLYLGVLNEDRDILVSKLIRFWIAEGFIPETNKGFEDVAEAFLMDLIDRSLVIISKRRSNGKVRTCRLHDLVLDFCRSQTEDENFSQLITRSDNPYASFPSTDYGFEFDFYHHSSPVSFTSYRLAISLKRSHFIESKPSGLATRSLVFFATTDSEPKRPYDISFIWHNFKLLRVLDFECFNLGISFPVEIGILVQLRYLAVGGYLKCIPQSIANLRKLKTLIVKGLSGKIILPNTIWRITSLRHLHVSLHVAFDSDAEELGDSSILENLVSLSCLSLSCGEDAERIIKRLPNLCKLSCIVYESPDSSMNCNHFPRLNCLTHLESLKIFYYGSPLNNGEFILPLNLKKLTLSNFRLPWSHISTIGRLPNLEVLKLLSGAFVGKLWKVEEEFQNLKFLSLDSLNITQWNASCDDFPKLERLVIQNCKDLEEIPEDFGNIYTLGMIEVHWCGRSAEESAKKIEEEYGDIEVLIRSSNLRS; translated from the coding sequence atgatttctTCTGCCGCTTGTGCTAGTTCTTCAAGCTTGGATCGCCTTGATTCTGCACTGAATGGCATAAAGCATCGCTCGGTCATCCTAAAAAAAGTCACAAATGATTGTGAATTTTTACGAGAACTTTGGGAATCCGCTCATAAGGGGAGTGATCAGGCCGCTACAGATGAAGGGAAGAAGAGTATGCACTTCTGCCTCAAGATTGAAGCTACAGCTGAGGAGATCGCCCAGGAACTTATTCGTTTCCGTgaagaaaagatggtggatgATCACCAGGTAAAAGATGAAGAATTCCTAAACGAACTAGCCCATCATTGTGGAACAAAAACTGCAGGCTTGATTTCTCAAGTTGAAGAAGCACTTGATCATTCGCACTTGATGTGGTCAAGAGGCAGAGgaggcagcagcagcagcagctcaTTTGTACTTGATGACGACTTTTGCAGATGTTTACTACTATATGTGCGATCAACTGTGTCCACAATCAGGACTACGGCAGTTAATCACTGGGGCTATGAAGATTCTCGTGTAAAGATCCATTTTCTATCCTTGTATGATAATGCATTGCGCATCGTAGGTTTCCTTCTTTCATCATTATCAGGAGCAACAACAGATGATGTACAACAACATGTTCATCATCGTGGACTGCCTAGTATTGATGCTTGTGTTGGCCATGTTTTGTCCCTGGTCCTACGAATTGCAAACCGGTGTAGTGATTACTGGTTAAATTTCAAGGCAGGCCGAATCCATGTGGTGAAAAGTGAGCTGATTGAGTTCCTGATGGATATGCAAAGTGAAACTCATCCTAGTAATCCCGAAATCATGGGTTTCCTTCTCAAATTCCTTATGGCTCTCTGCTGTACTAGGCTATTTGCGTTGAAGAATTTTCTGCCGAGGTTTTGCCGCTATATCTTCTTGGATGAATATGGACATTTTCAAGATGAGGTGTCTTCCCTATTACAACTTTTTCTCTGCACAACTTCAATACTAGATGATGAGGATACGACACGAAGTTTCATTCCAGAAATGCAGGCTGTGCTTGTACAGACAACATCTCTATTCGAGTCAAAAGGTCGAATGGTGAATGAAATAGACATCTCACCTAGGGGTTCTGAGTTACTTACAAAGATTTATCTTCTCAAGGCAGAGCTTTTCCTTGTGGCGCAAATCCATACCATGAAAAGCAATACAAACACTCCTTCCTCGAGTATGCTTCCCGATTTTGATGATATCATGGACAACTGCAGACAAATTCCCAAAACACTGCAAAGATATTCCGAGAAGTTGCCCACAGAAACCAGAATAGATAGGGAAAAGTTGTTGGCACTGATTGAATCAACATTTGAGGAGGAAAAATCTCTTTTTGAGTCATCTAGGCGCAAGGAAATCACAGCATCCGCGGCAAAAAACTCACTTCTGCGACTTCATTTTAAGATTGTGATTTTCAAAGGAGAGTCGTTTCTGACGGAGATATTACTTCTGAAGAGCAGGGATGATGATAGTCTTATGGCTCGTGAAAAAGATCACATTAAACTCCTCCTTCTGAAGCTTGAGTATATCACATTAATTCCCTCTGATGAGATAATTAAGGACAGAGAGGAGGTTTTAGGAGCAATTGTAGAGTCTTTTAGGAGGTTGACATATTTCTCTAACTATTTCCCTAACACACAAGAGGAAATGACCAACCTTTCATTGTCTGTGCTGTTAGATAAGGAGATGCATTTGATCAAGGCAAAGCTCACAGATATTATTcctaaatttccaaagtttaatTTCCCGAAGACTTCCAAACTGAAGTTCCTTGATTTTCTTTGGAGAAACCTTGGGGAGCTGCTGAAATATAATCCTACATCAACTGTATTGGCGAAGCACCACATGGAAGAGATTCATATACATCTCCAGTCATTGAGGTCTTTTATCAAGAATGTTTCACAGTTGTACATTGAAGAGCATCCAGAGCTAGAAGATCTCATTGATCGAATCACTGAGTCTGCATATAAAGTGGAGTACATAATTGATTCAATTGAGGTTGATGCTCAATGGCAGGATTTCTTCTGGTTGGACAATATGCAGGAGGAGTTAAGACTTCTTACCGAGAAGGCCAGGGTAATTCATTTGACAACCCCTGATGCGGAAGTCCAAGATTCCAAGAATGTCACCGAAGTTTCAGTTGACAGGTTATCAAGAAAGGGAACACCAGTAATTGACGAAATTGTGGTGGATCTCAGTAACAGAGAAAATGAAATTCTCAACCAGCTGACTAGAGGATCCTCAAGGCTGGATATTGTTTTTATTGCTGGAATGCCTGGTTTAGGCAAGACAACGTTGGCAAGGAAGGTGTACAGCAGTCTTAAAGTCATGCGTCACTTCCATCTTCGTGCATGGTGCTCTGTTTCCCAAGAATATGATAAAAGGAGATTGTTGCTCGAAATTCTAACAGGGATTCATGGGCTTACAGAAGAGATTCGCCAAATGAGGGATGAAGATCTCGAAGATAAATTGCGTAAATTGTTACTAAAAAACAAGTATCTCGTAGTTATGGATGACGTTTGGGGTATTGGAGCTTGGAATGACTTGAAAAACTCATTCCCAGATGATGCAAATGGAAGTCGAATTCTGTTCACCAGTCGCCTCCACAGAGTGGCCTTGGAAATTAAACCAGACAGTCCTCCTCTTTCTCTTAGCCTTTTTTCTCACGAGGAAAGTTGGCAGTTGTTAGAAAAGAAGGTATTCAAGGAAGAATGTTGCCCCAATGAGCTGCTGGGAGTCGGAAAGGACATTGCTTGTCACTGTCAAGGATTGCCTCTTGCTGTTGTTGCGGCTGCTGGTATACTGAAAACGACAGAAAAAAGCCAAAATTCGTGGAAAACAATCGCAGATAACTTGAGCTCACAAATAATTGATAATCCCGAAGCTCGGTGCAAAGAAGTCTTAAATCTCAGCTACAAACATTTGCCGGAGTATCTTAAATCATGCTTTCTATATTTGGGAGTTCTTAATGAAGACAGAGATATTCTTGTCAGCAAGCTGATACGGTTTTGGATCGCAGAAGGTTTCATACCAGAAACTAATAAGGGCTTTGAAGATGTGGCCGAGGCTTTCTTGATGGATCTAATTGACAGAAGCTTGGTgataatctccaaaagaagaTCCAACGGCAAAGTTAGAACATGTCGCCTCCACGATCTTGTCCTTGATTTCTGTAGGTCTCAAACCGAGGATGAGAACTTCTCTCAGCTGATAACCAGGTCTGATAATCCATATGCTTCTTTTCCTAGTACAGATTATGGTTTCGAATTTGATTTTTACCATCATTCATCTCCCGTGTCATTTACATCCTATCGGTTGGCTATATCTTTGAAGAGAAGCCACTTTATTGAATCAAAACCTTCTGGCTTGGCCACCCGTTCCTTGGTTTTCTTTGCTACTACAGATTCAGAACCCAAACGCCCTTATGACATCTCATTCATTTGGCACAACTTCAAATTGCTTAGAGTCTTGGATTTTGAATGCTTCAATTTGGGTATTTCATTTCCAGTAGAAATTGGAATTCTGGTACAATTGAGATATTTAGCAGTTGGAGGCTATTTGAAGTGCATTCCACAGTCGATAGCCAACCTCAGGAAACTGAAAACTCTTATTGTGAAGGGATTAAGTGGTAAGATCATCTTACCAAATACTATCTGGCGCATCACAAGTTTAAGGCATCTTCATGTAAGTCTCCACGTTGCTTTCGACTCGGATGCTGAAGAGCTTGGTGATAGCTCTATATTAGAAaatttggtcagtttatcctgCCTATCTCTTTCTTGTGGTGAAGATGCAGAAAGGATTATAAAGAGGCTTCCAAATCTTTGCAAACTGAGTTGCATAGTTTATGAATCACCAGATTCTTCCATGAACTGCAATCATTTTCCGAGATTGAACTGTCTCACTCATTTGGAGTCACTGAAGATATTCTACTATGGAAGCCCTCTTAACAATGGCGAGTTCATCCTCCCTTTGAATCTAAAGAAATTGACTTTATCAAACTTTCGCCTTCCGTGGAGTCATATCTCCACAATTGGGAGACTACCAAACCTGGAAGTCCTCAAGTTACTTTCTGGTGCCTTTGTGGGGAAACTATGGAAAGTGGAAGAAGAGTTTCAGAATCTCAAGTTCTTGAGCTTAGACAGTCTGAACATTACTCAATGGAATGCCTCTTGTGATGATTTTCCCAAGCTTGAAAGACTTGTCATACAAAATTGCAAAGACCTTGAAGAAATTCCGGAGGACTTTGGAAACATATATACATTGGGAATGATTGAAGTGCATTGGTGTGGAAGATCTGCAGAAGAATCTGCAAAGAAGATTGAAGAAGAATATGGAGATATCGAAGTCCTTATTAGGAGTTCAAATTTGAGATCATGA